The following coding sequences are from one Nitrospira sp. window:
- a CDS encoding flagellar hook protein FlgE codes for MGILSSLFAGVSGLNANGTALSVIGNNIANLSTVGFKGSRATFADLISSSISGGSGSVQTGIGVALTSVQGDFTQGSLATSSNVLDLAIDGNGFFVMKDAQNGTFYGRNGLFRLNKDSVVVDPTGFKLQGFLADTTGTITGNIGDIALPTTTAAPNPTTTALLAANLNSGTATTGIRGNIIGSSASVTTSAAGNNAFTINLNGDGVQTVTVANGLTGSALASAIQSAVRSLTATNPYVQAAYDGFEATVGASNIFTFRSGISGTTNDAAANTGAVIVAASGANTLAANLNMLAGTSTTGTDFDVTDPVGTSNFTTSLTVYDSLGNDHLLTTYFTKVGSNTWNYNVVSPTADINTANYHSSNIDTTLGIVRVGAGTLTFGTDGTLQREGPVIRFDTNTAAGTVGTVPGELQVDFVGATQDQLIDFNFGDSVITDGGNGLTGSTQFGSTSALVQQTQDGYAAGSLQAFSVDTNGTISGRFSNGQLRALAQVVLARFPDPIGLTRTGKNTFAESGNSGQPVTGSPDSAGLGRVLSNSLELSNVDLGQSFIDMIAAQRGFQANSRVITTSDEILQELVNLKR; via the coding sequence ATGGGTATTCTGTCGTCCCTGTTTGCCGGTGTGAGCGGTCTCAATGCCAACGGCACGGCGTTGTCGGTCATCGGTAACAACATCGCCAATCTCAGCACGGTCGGGTTCAAAGGGAGTCGTGCGACCTTTGCCGACTTGATCAGTTCCTCGATCTCAGGCGGATCAGGCTCAGTGCAGACCGGAATCGGTGTGGCCCTCACCTCCGTGCAGGGGGATTTCACCCAGGGCTCGCTGGCGACCTCTTCGAACGTGCTCGATCTGGCGATCGACGGCAACGGGTTCTTTGTCATGAAAGATGCGCAGAACGGGACGTTCTATGGACGTAACGGCCTCTTCCGCTTGAACAAAGACAGTGTCGTGGTCGACCCGACCGGATTCAAACTGCAGGGATTCCTCGCTGACACGACCGGGACCATCACCGGCAATATCGGTGACATCGCGCTGCCGACCACGACCGCGGCACCGAATCCCACTACGACCGCGCTCTTGGCCGCCAACCTGAACTCCGGCACGGCGACAACCGGAATCCGAGGCAACATTATCGGATCGTCCGCTTCGGTGACGACCTCGGCAGCCGGCAATAATGCCTTTACCATCAATCTGAACGGCGACGGAGTCCAGACCGTGACAGTTGCGAACGGTCTCACTGGGTCGGCGCTCGCCAGCGCCATCCAGAGCGCCGTGCGCAGCTTGACGGCAACAAACCCGTACGTGCAAGCTGCCTATGACGGCTTCGAAGCCACAGTGGGCGCAAGCAACATTTTCACCTTCCGATCGGGCATCTCAGGGACAACCAATGATGCAGCGGCCAATACCGGTGCTGTTATCGTCGCCGCCAGCGGCGCCAATACGCTGGCCGCGAACTTGAACATGCTCGCCGGCACCTCAACCACCGGCACAGATTTCGATGTGACCGATCCGGTCGGCACTTCCAACTTCACCACGTCGCTCACCGTCTATGACTCACTGGGGAACGACCATCTGTTGACCACCTATTTCACCAAGGTCGGCTCGAATACCTGGAATTATAATGTGGTTTCACCCACCGCTGATATCAATACGGCTAACTACCACTCCAGCAATATCGATACGACACTCGGAATTGTTCGAGTCGGAGCCGGAACGTTGACGTTCGGGACCGATGGGACGCTGCAGCGTGAAGGGCCCGTGATTCGATTCGATACGAATACGGCGGCGGGTACCGTGGGGACCGTTCCGGGGGAATTGCAGGTCGACTTTGTCGGAGCCACGCAAGACCAGCTCATCGATTTCAATTTCGGCGATAGCGTCATTACGGACGGAGGGAACGGGCTGACCGGATCGACGCAATTCGGCTCCACCTCCGCATTGGTCCAGCAGACCCAAGACGGCTATGCCGCCGGATCTCTTCAGGCCTTTAGCGTCGATACGAACGGCACCATCAGCGGCCGGTTCTCCAATGGACAACTGCGCGCGTTGGCTCAGGTGGTTCTTGCGAGGTTCCCGGATCCGATCGGCTTGACCCGGACCGGCAAGAACACGTTTGCCGAATCAGGCAACTCAGGCCAGCCGGTGACGGGTTCCCCGGATAGCGCCGGCCTCGGTCGCGTCCTGTCCAATTCGTTGGAGCTCTCGAACGTCGATCTCGGTCAAAGCTTCATCGATATGATTGCCGCGCAACGGGGTTTCCAGGCCAACTCCCGCGTCATCACAACGTCAGACGAAATTCTTCAAGAACTCGTGAATTTGAAACGGTAA
- a CDS encoding flagellar hook assembly protein FlgD, with protein sequence MATISPATSQTTPGVTAPTSGGIAGALSGNQQMGQNDFLKLLVTQLKNQDPLKPMDNTAFVAELAQFSQLDQSTKQVQLLEKSIAQQTDAMQYTLLPMIGRNVQVEGSLIDLNNGPAKLTYALEREATTVRVTIQDAQGKAIRILDLGTQSAGKQEVQWDGRNQNGQPMPNGTYQYQVLAKDAKGAAVLAAPSATLKISGVRMVNGTPQLASGDYVIDRKDIVELR encoded by the coding sequence ATGGCAACCATTAGCCCAGCAACATCACAAACGACCCCCGGTGTCACGGCTCCAACGAGCGGCGGGATCGCCGGCGCCTTGAGCGGGAACCAGCAAATGGGCCAGAACGACTTCCTCAAGCTTCTGGTCACGCAGCTGAAGAATCAGGACCCACTGAAGCCGATGGACAATACTGCGTTTGTTGCGGAGTTGGCCCAATTCAGTCAGTTGGACCAGAGCACCAAGCAAGTCCAACTGTTGGAAAAGAGTATCGCCCAACAAACGGATGCGATGCAGTACACCCTGTTGCCGATGATTGGGCGCAACGTGCAGGTCGAAGGCTCGCTCATCGACTTGAACAACGGACCGGCAAAACTCACCTACGCGTTGGAGCGTGAAGCGACCACCGTGCGGGTGACCATTCAGGACGCACAAGGGAAGGCCATTCGCATCTTGGACTTGGGCACACAGAGTGCGGGCAAGCAGGAAGTGCAGTGGGACGGACGCAACCAGAACGGTCAACCGATGCCGAACGGAACCTATCAGTATCAAGTCCTGGCAAAAGACGCGAAGGGCGCAGCGGTACTGGCCGCACCAAGCGCGACGCTAAAGATCTCCGGTGTGCGGATGGTCAACGGCACCCCGCAACTGGCTTCCGGCGACTATGTGATTGACCGGAAAGACATTGTCGAACTGCGATAA
- a CDS encoding flagellar hook-length control protein FliK — MGRSQTESDETDVPMSSDESAPTTTASTASGAARDEQAGDRSSEPSRHDSDAVTASPLPDVTTQSVLLALIAQPIATTEGPALMQTLSGEQTNSAVESVMPSVMEDGTSLPVTAADSSTFPQIEKKEMTGKPADPTTTIQAGTGLPAADDTTMLQSASTDHDATLRSAVQPTPDELRNLQQEKPAFQPAPEEQPHASSQSEGMSESMALPNDLRTQVGEDLNAGTALAARQIQGPEDNRPVATERPIPAEQAPEPQEDVAPRRLAVPSTGWQEPTQQDDERGMEWSGRDHRERHAADQAMAQSAMPELSAPATPSHSSLMTNGMDHRAFSSAPSAKLSADTQPTAATPPLQPTDWMPGPSTNQTKSMMLELSQADLGRVNIRVAVNQDTVHTHFVSERNELGQYLMNGQDRLQSALNASGLDLGRFQVDIDRQSAGRSFQEPTSQGQSRGDTPQGEGRNSGPGREEAARDTTPRRGMLNLVA, encoded by the coding sequence ATGGGGCGCAGCCAAACAGAGAGTGACGAGACCGATGTCCCCATGTCTTCGGACGAGTCTGCGCCCACAACAACGGCATCGACGGCCTCCGGCGCAGCCAGGGATGAACAGGCGGGCGACAGGTCGTCCGAACCTTCCCGGCACGACTCCGACGCCGTCACCGCATCGCCGCTGCCCGATGTGACGACCCAAAGCGTCTTACTCGCGCTGATCGCTCAGCCCATTGCCACAACCGAGGGTCCGGCCCTGATGCAGACCTTATCGGGTGAACAGACGAACAGCGCCGTGGAGTCCGTGATGCCTTCTGTCATGGAGGACGGGACATCGTTGCCGGTCACGGCGGCGGACTCCTCCACATTTCCACAGATCGAGAAGAAGGAGATGACGGGGAAGCCCGCAGACCCCACGACAACCATTCAAGCAGGGACAGGCCTTCCCGCTGCTGACGATACGACCATGCTGCAGAGTGCTTCGACGGACCACGATGCCACGTTGAGGAGTGCGGTTCAGCCGACTCCCGACGAGCTTCGCAATCTTCAGCAGGAGAAACCGGCATTCCAGCCAGCCCCTGAGGAACAGCCCCATGCGTCATCGCAAAGTGAGGGAATGAGTGAGTCGATGGCCCTGCCAAATGATCTGCGCACTCAAGTGGGGGAGGATCTCAATGCCGGCACCGCGCTCGCAGCCCGACAGATCCAGGGGCCGGAAGACAACCGGCCGGTTGCTACGGAGCGCCCGATTCCGGCAGAACAGGCCCCTGAACCTCAAGAAGACGTCGCGCCGCGTCGGCTGGCGGTTCCCTCGACCGGTTGGCAGGAGCCCACACAGCAGGATGATGAACGCGGGATGGAATGGTCCGGCCGCGACCATCGCGAACGCCACGCGGCAGATCAGGCCATGGCACAGTCCGCCATGCCGGAGCTCTCTGCGCCGGCGACGCCATCACACTCCTCGCTGATGACCAACGGGATGGATCACCGGGCGTTTTCTTCCGCGCCTTCGGCCAAGCTTTCTGCCGACACCCAGCCTACTGCAGCAACTCCTCCTCTTCAGCCGACCGATTGGATGCCAGGGCCTTCAACGAACCAGACCAAATCGATGATGCTAGAGCTTTCTCAAGCCGATCTGGGTCGGGTGAATATCCGCGTCGCGGTCAATCAGGATACCGTGCACACGCATTTCGTATCAGAGCGGAACGAGTTAGGACAGTATCTGATGAATGGGCAAGACCGACTGCAGTCAGCGTTGAACGCGTCAGGATTGGATCTAGGGCGATTCCAGGTCGACATTGATCGCCAGAGCGCCGGACGGTCCTTCCAAGAGCCGACATCCCAAGGACAGTCTCGTGGCGATACGCCACAGGGAGAAGGGCGGAACTCAGGACCGGGGCGCGAAGAGGCGGCGCGCGACACCACCCCGCGCCGCGGCATGTTGAATCTTGTGGCATAG
- the fliJ gene encoding flagellar export protein FliJ, producing the protein MSVQSLQHYRVQVEEQLKMELAEVTQQLLQAEQSIARLADDQRQQEERYREETRRGLTIEQLLQWQSHFEAQAAATEQARRTMAHRQLQWDEARTKLVAASQDRRTLDRLIARYREAAQTEIRRREQLATDESAHHRFAGQGDALS; encoded by the coding sequence ATGAGCGTCCAATCGTTGCAGCACTATCGTGTCCAAGTCGAGGAGCAGCTCAAAATGGAGCTCGCTGAGGTCACCCAGCAACTCCTCCAGGCGGAACAATCGATTGCACGCTTGGCGGACGACCAGCGGCAGCAGGAGGAACGGTACCGTGAGGAGACCCGCCGAGGATTGACCATTGAGCAATTGCTGCAGTGGCAATCCCACTTTGAAGCGCAAGCAGCCGCAACGGAGCAGGCCCGTCGAACCATGGCGCATCGGCAACTGCAATGGGACGAGGCCCGCACCAAGCTGGTGGCCGCGAGCCAGGATCGCCGCACATTGGATCGCCTGATCGCGCGGTACCGGGAGGCGGCGCAAACGGAAATACGCCGCCGCGAGCAACTGGCGACGGATGAGTCCGCCCATCATCGATTCGCCGGCCAGGGAGATGCGTTGTCATGA
- a CDS encoding FliI/YscN family ATPase, with product MSLSDLLDQVEPLDITGRVAQAVGLVIEGTGARSTVGDICHITREDGKGVIPAEVVGFRGDRVLLMPLGEMQGIGPSSRIAMTGQAAGLAVGPALLGRVLNGLGEPLDGKGPLIAQTHYPLRTSPPNPLSRNRITTPLDLGVRAINGFLTCGRGQKVGIFAGSGVGKSVLLGMISRYTQADVNVIALIGERGREVNEFLERDLGAEALKRSVVIVATSDQPPMVRLRASLVATCIAEYFRDQGRQVLLMMDSLTRLAYSQREVGLAIGEPPTTKGYTPSVFAMLPKLLERVGTGPGVGTITGLYTVLVDGDDLSDPIADTVRSILDGHIVLSRALAAQNHFPAIDLLQSTSRVMRDIVTREHEAAARQTIELMARYRQSEDLILLGAYKQGMNAALDRAVRGQDAINGFLRQAVEQPADFASSRQDLLTLAQQT from the coding sequence ATGTCGCTCAGTGATCTGCTTGATCAGGTTGAACCATTGGATATTACGGGCCGCGTGGCTCAGGCCGTCGGTCTGGTCATTGAAGGAACCGGCGCCCGCTCGACCGTTGGTGATATCTGTCACATTACGAGAGAAGACGGCAAAGGAGTGATTCCGGCGGAGGTGGTGGGCTTCCGAGGGGATCGTGTCTTGCTGATGCCGCTTGGGGAAATGCAAGGGATCGGACCTTCGAGCCGCATCGCGATGACCGGTCAAGCGGCCGGACTCGCGGTGGGGCCGGCCCTGCTCGGACGGGTCTTGAATGGATTGGGGGAGCCGTTAGACGGCAAAGGCCCTCTTATCGCACAGACGCATTACCCACTCCGGACGAGTCCGCCGAATCCGCTGTCTCGGAACCGGATCACGACCCCCTTGGATCTGGGTGTGCGGGCGATCAATGGCTTCTTGACCTGCGGCCGCGGACAGAAAGTCGGGATTTTCGCCGGATCAGGCGTCGGGAAGAGCGTCTTGCTCGGCATGATCAGCCGCTATACGCAAGCGGATGTCAATGTCATCGCCCTGATCGGCGAACGCGGGCGTGAGGTGAACGAGTTTCTTGAACGCGATCTGGGAGCGGAGGCGCTGAAGCGATCGGTCGTCATTGTGGCCACATCGGACCAACCGCCGATGGTTCGGTTGCGAGCCTCCCTGGTGGCCACCTGCATTGCGGAATACTTTCGCGACCAAGGGCGTCAGGTCCTTCTGATGATGGACTCACTGACTCGGTTGGCCTACAGCCAACGAGAAGTGGGGTTGGCGATCGGCGAACCCCCGACGACGAAAGGCTATACGCCGTCGGTATTCGCCATGCTGCCCAAGCTATTAGAACGGGTGGGGACGGGACCCGGAGTCGGCACGATTACAGGGCTGTATACGGTCCTCGTGGACGGCGATGATCTATCCGACCCGATTGCGGATACGGTGCGCTCTATCTTGGATGGACATATCGTGCTGTCGCGCGCCCTCGCGGCGCAAAACCACTTCCCGGCCATCGACCTGCTCCAAAGCACCAGCCGCGTCATGCGCGATATTGTGACGCGTGAGCATGAGGCCGCGGCGCGCCAAACGATCGAGTTGATGGCGAGGTATCGGCAATCTGAAGATCTTATTCTTCTCGGCGCCTATAAGCAGGGGATGAATGCGGCACTGGATCGGGCCGTACGCGGACAAGACGCCATCAACGGGTTTCTCCGTCAGGCGGTTGAACAACCGGCTGATTTCGCTTCGTCGAGACAGGACCTTCTGACCTTGGCACAACAGACATGA
- a CDS encoding F0F1 ATP synthase subunit delta, protein MATSVSLPARASAPSAMGSPKLHGSILVVDDDEIIRNLFVELFRSEGVAIRVAGTAGEALAMVKQAPPALVMVDVTLPDLDGIQLLEQIQACDQRVISVVMTGAPSVELAVRAMKAGAAEFFMKPIQNDVVLMTARRLLELHALRAENTVLKHAVVRAGGLRVQSMVLQSFGEDGVTRGQDGLTEFERGIAEGERRACARDEERRRHERTVLANAVRKFDQAWLALHQTVEEEVVSLAFQIATKVLHDRADQVKDQVVAQAKTALAALKESGRVTITVHPADAATLEALRGELSQVGDLTLSLHIEPDITLSRGGCIVQTANRVVDASLDTQLTRLGEALRARGSHVAQ, encoded by the coding sequence ATGGCTACGAGCGTCTCACTTCCCGCGAGAGCGTCGGCGCCGTCGGCGATGGGATCTCCGAAACTACATGGTTCCATTCTCGTCGTCGATGACGATGAGATCATACGGAATCTCTTTGTCGAGCTCTTTCGATCGGAAGGAGTGGCCATTCGTGTCGCCGGGACCGCCGGAGAAGCGCTGGCAATGGTGAAACAAGCCCCGCCGGCTCTCGTGATGGTCGATGTGACATTACCCGATCTGGATGGGATTCAGCTATTGGAGCAGATCCAGGCCTGTGACCAGCGAGTCATCAGCGTCGTGATGACCGGGGCGCCGAGCGTCGAGCTGGCCGTACGGGCGATGAAAGCCGGCGCCGCCGAATTCTTCATGAAGCCGATTCAGAATGATGTCGTGCTGATGACCGCTCGACGGTTGCTCGAACTGCATGCATTGCGCGCGGAAAACACGGTCTTGAAACACGCCGTCGTGCGAGCCGGCGGGTTGCGCGTGCAAAGTATGGTGTTGCAATCATTCGGCGAAGACGGTGTGACACGGGGCCAAGACGGACTGACTGAATTTGAACGCGGCATTGCCGAAGGCGAACGCCGCGCCTGCGCCCGGGACGAGGAGCGCCGGCGCCATGAACGGACGGTACTCGCGAATGCCGTGAGAAAGTTCGATCAAGCCTGGCTGGCCTTGCATCAAACGGTGGAAGAAGAAGTGGTGAGCCTGGCCTTTCAAATCGCGACAAAAGTCCTTCACGACCGCGCCGACCAGGTCAAAGACCAAGTGGTGGCGCAGGCCAAGACGGCGCTGGCGGCGTTGAAAGAGTCCGGCCGAGTGACGATCACGGTGCATCCCGCCGACGCCGCAACGCTCGAAGCGCTGCGGGGCGAATTGAGCCAGGTCGGCGATCTCACGCTCTCGCTTCATATTGAGCCGGATATCACACTGTCCAGGGGGGGGTGTATCGTGCAGACGGCCAACCGCGTGGTGGACGCGTCGCTCGATACGCAACTGACTCGACTGGGCGAAGCGCTTCGCGCACGAGGATCACATGTCGCTCAGTGA
- the fliG gene encoding flagellar motor switch protein FliG, with translation MAGEPKQMSGEQKAAILLRAIGEEAAAQVMKQLDPKEIKKLGHYMNGTANISKEDEAVVISEFESASATGEVQFKGNEYIRSVLIKALGPDKAKAIIESMTRKSYPGLEALKWVEAKSLASMIKIEHPQTIAVILAHLESEQASQLLVQLPEFLRGDVALRLATMDEVQPDVLEELSNTMQEALLSNTGMRAQSLGGTEMMADIMTRLDKNTEGNIMAKIAEKSQPLADAIRALMFVFDDLIKLDDRGMQELMKEISKEDLPMALRGANPNIKEKFFKNMSSRAAEMLKDDMESKGPVKITDVEKSQQNILKVCRKLEEEGRIVVAGAGEEML, from the coding sequence ATGGCCGGTGAACCCAAACAGATGTCCGGCGAACAGAAGGCGGCCATTCTGCTTCGAGCCATCGGAGAAGAAGCGGCTGCCCAGGTCATGAAGCAACTCGATCCCAAAGAGATCAAGAAGCTCGGACATTACATGAATGGGACCGCGAACATCTCAAAAGAAGACGAAGCTGTGGTGATTTCTGAATTCGAAAGTGCGAGTGCGACGGGAGAGGTGCAATTCAAGGGGAACGAATATATCCGCAGTGTCTTAATCAAGGCGCTGGGACCGGACAAAGCCAAAGCCATCATCGAATCGATGACGCGGAAATCCTATCCCGGCCTGGAAGCGTTGAAGTGGGTCGAAGCCAAATCGTTAGCCAGCATGATCAAAATCGAGCATCCCCAAACCATCGCCGTCATTCTGGCGCATCTGGAGAGTGAGCAAGCCAGTCAGTTGCTCGTCCAACTGCCGGAGTTCCTGCGAGGCGATGTCGCCTTGCGGCTGGCGACCATGGATGAGGTCCAACCCGACGTCTTGGAGGAACTCAGCAACACGATGCAGGAAGCGCTGTTGTCGAACACCGGGATGCGGGCTCAATCGCTGGGTGGGACGGAGATGATGGCCGACATCATGACCCGGCTCGACAAGAATACCGAAGGCAACATCATGGCCAAAATTGCGGAGAAGAGTCAGCCGCTGGCCGATGCCATCCGAGCCCTGATGTTCGTCTTCGACGATCTGATCAAGCTCGATGATCGCGGCATGCAGGAATTGATGAAGGAAATCAGTAAAGAAGATCTGCCGATGGCACTTCGTGGCGCCAACCCGAATATTAAAGAGAAATTCTTCAAGAACATGTCGAGCCGGGCGGCTGAGATGCTCAAGGACGACATGGAGTCCAAGGGGCCGGTCAAGATTACGGATGTGGAGAAATCTCAGCAGAACATCCTCAAAGTCTGCCGCAAGCTGGAAGAAGAAGGCCGCATCGTGGTCGCCGGAGCCGGCGAGGAGATGCTGTAA
- the fliF gene encoding flagellar basal-body MS-ring/collar protein FliF translates to MFSKFSINQRMIILVALAGSVAGLIALALWTQQPDMQVLFTNLNSEDASSIIDKLKESKTPYDTTGGGATILVPTAQVHDLRLTLASQGIPKGGGVGYEIFDRTNIGMSEFVQKLNYRRALQGELARTIAQMPEVERARVHLAIPERRLFAAEQERPRASVVVSLRNAQTLSKGQVQGVVHLVASSVEGLQARDITVVDGHGHLLSSTAQDETAGLTNTQLEYQRTIEKDIEGRIQSMLERIVGVNKAEVRVSSLIDFRKVETTEERYDPNGQVVRSEQRGQEKANGVNGLSGGVPGVQSNVPPGTEAEPTQTSSNATQTKNETVNYEISRTVSRIVEPIGAIKKLSVAVLVDGTYETPKAGEGETADKPTGEVVKKYIPRTEEDLKRIEDIVKKAMGYSTERQDQVQVVNVQFGFGPEEPATATVEAVAETTQPWMPYMRYGVGALLFLLILFFVVRPLIAMLGGSAVDATTAEAASPALPAPVSAVEASLESSASRAQIVDMARKNPDGTAVVVKQWLKGNA, encoded by the coding sequence ATGTTTTCGAAATTCTCGATCAATCAACGCATGATCATCCTGGTTGCGCTGGCGGGCTCAGTCGCCGGTTTGATTGCGCTCGCGCTGTGGACGCAACAGCCGGATATGCAGGTGCTCTTCACGAATCTCAACAGCGAAGATGCCTCGTCGATAATCGATAAGTTGAAGGAATCGAAGACGCCCTACGACACGACGGGCGGAGGGGCCACGATTCTTGTTCCTACCGCGCAAGTCCATGACCTGCGGTTGACGTTGGCGAGCCAGGGGATCCCCAAAGGCGGCGGCGTCGGCTACGAGATTTTCGATCGCACGAACATCGGGATGTCTGAATTCGTTCAAAAGCTGAATTACCGGCGCGCACTCCAGGGAGAGTTAGCGCGCACGATTGCGCAGATGCCTGAAGTGGAACGCGCTCGCGTCCATTTGGCGATTCCAGAACGGCGGCTGTTTGCCGCGGAGCAAGAGCGACCCAGAGCCTCCGTGGTTGTCTCACTCAGAAATGCTCAAACGTTGAGCAAGGGGCAAGTGCAGGGCGTCGTGCATCTGGTGGCCAGCAGCGTGGAAGGATTGCAGGCTCGTGATATCACCGTCGTCGACGGCCACGGCCATCTCCTCTCATCAACGGCCCAGGACGAAACGGCCGGCCTGACCAATACACAGCTCGAATATCAGCGCACGATTGAAAAGGATATCGAAGGCCGGATTCAGTCGATGCTCGAACGAATCGTCGGAGTGAATAAGGCAGAGGTCCGGGTTTCCAGCCTGATCGATTTCCGGAAAGTTGAAACGACGGAAGAGCGGTACGATCCCAACGGGCAGGTCGTCCGGAGCGAACAGCGCGGCCAAGAGAAGGCCAACGGCGTCAATGGCTTGTCCGGCGGCGTGCCGGGCGTGCAATCCAACGTGCCTCCGGGGACGGAAGCGGAGCCGACGCAGACGAGCTCCAATGCGACGCAAACGAAGAATGAAACGGTCAATTACGAAATCAGCCGTACCGTCTCCCGCATCGTCGAGCCGATCGGGGCCATCAAGAAACTTTCGGTGGCGGTCCTGGTGGATGGCACCTACGAAACGCCTAAAGCCGGGGAAGGGGAGACGGCCGACAAGCCGACCGGGGAGGTCGTCAAGAAGTATATTCCCAGAACTGAAGAAGACCTCAAGCGCATCGAAGACATCGTCAAAAAGGCGATGGGCTATTCGACCGAACGCCAGGACCAGGTTCAGGTCGTGAATGTCCAATTCGGGTTTGGTCCTGAAGAACCGGCGACGGCGACGGTCGAGGCGGTCGCAGAGACCACCCAACCCTGGATGCCGTATATGCGATATGGCGTCGGAGCTTTGTTATTCCTGCTCATTCTCTTCTTTGTCGTTCGGCCCCTCATTGCGATGCTGGGGGGCTCGGCGGTGGATGCGACGACGGCGGAAGCCGCTTCGCCGGCCTTGCCCGCTCCCGTCAGCGCCGTGGAAGCCTCGCTGGAATCGAGTGCCAGTCGCGCTCAAATCGTCGATATGGCCAGGAAGAATCCTGATGGCACTGCGGTGGTCGTGAAACAGTGGTTGAAAGGCAATGCCTAG
- the fliE gene encoding flagellar hook-basal body complex protein FliE, translated as MTPIQGISPVIPSITDRIAPVGAPEASGPGGFMDTLKNAIGKANDVQMQANQAVDALVTGQTQDVHGTMVALQQADVSFQLMMQIRNKLVTAYEEIQRMQV; from the coding sequence ATGACACCTATTCAAGGCATCTCGCCGGTTATTCCATCAATCACGGACAGAATCGCCCCGGTCGGAGCTCCGGAAGCTTCCGGACCAGGCGGGTTCATGGATACGCTCAAGAACGCCATCGGCAAGGCGAATGACGTGCAGATGCAAGCCAATCAGGCCGTCGACGCCCTGGTCACCGGCCAAACACAGGATGTCCATGGCACGATGGTCGCGTTGCAGCAGGCCGACGTCTCGTTCCAACTGATGATGCAGATTCGCAACAAGCTCGTGACGGCCTATGAAGAAATTCAGCGGATGCAAGTGTGA
- the flgC gene encoding flagellar basal body rod protein FlgC, whose product MDMSDSMAVSVSGLDAQRRRLNVIASNLANAQSTRTPGGGPYKRRDVVFHSAPVPSAFQKAFRQVAMGTTAHALEGVAVARVVEDQKPGQLIYDPHHPDADPKGFVRLPNVNVMEEMVNMIGASRAYEANVQAINAMRTMKTKALEIGR is encoded by the coding sequence ATGGATATGTCTGATTCGATGGCGGTTTCGGTATCCGGGTTGGACGCTCAACGGCGTCGGCTCAACGTCATTGCGAGCAATCTGGCCAACGCCCAGTCCACGCGGACACCCGGCGGTGGACCCTACAAGCGCCGGGATGTGGTGTTTCACTCCGCTCCGGTGCCCAGTGCGTTCCAAAAAGCGTTTCGACAGGTCGCCATGGGCACGACGGCTCATGCCTTGGAAGGCGTGGCGGTGGCGCGCGTCGTCGAGGATCAGAAGCCGGGCCAGTTGATCTATGATCCGCATCATCCTGATGCGGATCCGAAAGGGTTTGTCCGTCTTCCCAACGTCAATGTGATGGAGGAGATGGTCAATATGATCGGCGCCTCGCGGGCCTACGAAGCGAACGTGCAAGCGATTAATGCGATGCGGACGATGAAGACGAAGGCGCTGGAGATCGGGAGGTAG
- the flgB gene encoding flagellar basal body rod protein FlgB: protein MELLDKTMQLLHRSLDLRSARQRVIASNLANEETPGYRASDLQFAQQLQAAHKGRFPLTMAVTQGHHIGLRGQGYQTVTGKLTEVPAGDLPMDANSVNLELEMAKSSDNAGQYNTAATIAAQRFRQLLSAIRDAR, encoded by the coding sequence ATGGAACTGCTCGATAAGACCATGCAGTTGCTACATCGGAGTCTCGATTTGCGTAGCGCCAGGCAGCGGGTAATTGCATCCAACCTGGCCAACGAGGAAACGCCGGGGTATCGCGCCTCCGATCTGCAGTTCGCCCAACAACTGCAAGCGGCCCACAAGGGTCGATTCCCCCTCACGATGGCGGTGACACAAGGACACCATATCGGATTGCGCGGGCAGGGATATCAGACCGTCACGGGGAAGCTGACGGAAGTGCCGGCCGGCGATCTTCCTATGGATGCGAATTCCGTCAATCTGGAATTAGAGATGGCGAAGTCCTCTGATAACGCGGGGCAATACAATACGGCGGCAACCATTGCCGCTCAACGGTTCCGCCAGCTGCTCAGCGCGATTCGCGACGCCCGCTAA